The following are encoded in a window of Alosa sapidissima isolate fAloSap1 chromosome 10, fAloSap1.pri, whole genome shotgun sequence genomic DNA:
- the ica1 gene encoding islet cell autoantigen 1 isoform X2, with the protein MEGGSYGYSRDYFDRFIQSQDSSVVNKFQQKYWKTKQTLIKVTGKKEDEHVVASDADLDGKLEVFHSVQRTCMELLKVIEQYQRRICMLSQEENELGRFLRSQGSQDKTRAGKIMQATGKALCFSSQQRMALRSPLCRLYQEVETFRYRAISDTWLTVNRMEQSRTEYRGALLWMKDVSHELDPDTQKQMEKFRKVQAQVRLTKTSFDKLKNDVCQKVDLLGASRCNLLSHVLTTYQTTLLHFWEKTSHTMAAIHESFKGCQPYEFSTLKDPMDQLSNHGPKKREKKRAKVKAEEGEANQTADDLLVSVDDENHNETGLDDLLCDTPEKDGIALLNEILNSTSLEESDFSREWRDVFGEGELTDSLSETGQCPSEDPASFFLPSHLLDQNMNSLQSPATGERMTGTDWATDIPQPVSTAAEQSSGANQNSSRPAAREMPESSKDLSAWFNLFADLDPLANPDAIGRTDKEQELMNA; encoded by the exons ATGGAGGGGGGAAGCTA TGGATATTCGCGGGACTATTTTGACCGCTTCATTCAGAGCCAGGACTCATCTGTAGTGAACAAGTTCCAGCAGAAATACTGGAAGACAAAACAGACACTCATCAAAGTGACCGGGAAGAAAGAGGACGAACATGTGGTGGCCTCAGATGCAGACCTGGATGGTAAACTTGAG GTGTTCCACTCAGTCCAGAGAACATGCATGGAGCTTCTCAAGGTGATTGAGCAGTACCAAAGGAGAATCTGTA TGCTGTCCCAGGAAGAGAATGAGCTGGGTCGCTTCTTACGCTCACAAGGGTCCCAGGACAAAACCAGGGCTGGGAAGATCATGCAGGCTACAGGGAAAGCTCTGTGCTTCTCCTCTCAGCAACG AATGGCACTGCGTAGTCCACTGTGTCGGCTCTACCAGGAGGTGGAGACGTTCCGCTACAGGGCCATCTCGGACACATGGCTCACAGTGAACCGCATGGAGCAGTCCAGAACAGAGTACCGCGGAGCCCTGCTGTGGATGAAGGACGTGTCCCATGAGCTGGacccagacacacagaaacagatggAAAAGTTCCGGAAG GTGCAGGCGCAAGTTCGGTTGACAAAGACAAGTTTTGACAAATTGAAGAATGATGTTTGTCAGAAAGTGGATTTACTTGGAGCTAGTCGATGCAACCTCCTGTCACATGTCTTAACAACCTACCAG ACCACTTTGTTGCACTTCTGGGAGAAAACATCCCACACTATGGCAGCCATTCATGAGAGCTTCAAAGGGTGCCAGCCTTATGAGTTTTCAACACTAAAG GACCCCATGGATCAGCTGTCCAATCACGGgccaaagaagagagagaagaagagagccaAGGTcaaggcagaggagggggaggcCAATCAGACTGCAGATGACCT cctGGTTTCAGTAGATGACGAGAATCATAACGAGACAG GTTTAGATGACCTGCTGTGTGACACTCCAGAGAAGGACGGCATTGCTCTGCTGAACGAGATACTCAACAGCACGTCCCTGGAGGAGAGCGACTTCTCGCGCGAGTGGCGCGACGTGTTCGGAGAGGGGGAGCTGACCGATAGCCTGTCTGAAACGGGACAGTGCCCGTCTGAAGACCCCGCCTCCTTCTTCCTTCCATCCCACCTGCTGGACCAGAACATGAACAGTCTCCAGTCTCCCGCCACAGGGGAGAGGATGACCGGCACAG ATTGGGCCACGGACATTCCACAGCCCGTCTCCACGGCGGCGGAGCAGTCATCTGGAGCCAATCAGAACTCCTCCAGGCCCGCAGCGAGAG AAATGCCTGAAAGCTCCAAGGACCTCTCAGCCTGGTTCAACCTCTTTGCTGATCTGGACCCCCTCGCAAACCCAGATGCAATTGGGAGAACAGACAAGGAGCAGGAGCTGATGAATGCCTAG
- the ica1 gene encoding islet cell autoantigen 1 isoform X3: MEGGSYGYSRDYFDRFIQSQDSSVVNKFQQKYWKTKQTLIKVTGKKEDEHVVASDADLDGKLEVFHSVQRTCMELLKVIEQYQRRICMLSQEENELGRFLRSQGSQDKTRAGKIMQATGKALCFSSQQRMALRSPLCRLYQEVETFRYRAISDTWLTVNRMEQSRTEYRGALLWMKDVSHELDPDTQKQMEKFRKVQAQVRLTKTSFDKLKNDVCQKVDLLGASRCNLLSHVLTTYQTTLLHFWEKTSHTMAAIHESFKGCQPYEFSTLKTLQDPMDQLSNHGPKKREKKRAKVKAEEGEANQTADDLLVSVDDENHNETGLDDLLCDTPEKDGIALLNEILNSTSLEESDFSREWRDVFGEGELTDSLSETGQCPSEDPASFFLPSHLLDQNMNSLQSPATDWATDIPQPVSTAAEQSSGANQNSSRPAAREMPESSKDLSAWFNLFADLDPLANPDAIGRTDKEQELMNA, translated from the exons ATGGAGGGGGGAAGCTA TGGATATTCGCGGGACTATTTTGACCGCTTCATTCAGAGCCAGGACTCATCTGTAGTGAACAAGTTCCAGCAGAAATACTGGAAGACAAAACAGACACTCATCAAAGTGACCGGGAAGAAAGAGGACGAACATGTGGTGGCCTCAGATGCAGACCTGGATGGTAAACTTGAG GTGTTCCACTCAGTCCAGAGAACATGCATGGAGCTTCTCAAGGTGATTGAGCAGTACCAAAGGAGAATCTGTA TGCTGTCCCAGGAAGAGAATGAGCTGGGTCGCTTCTTACGCTCACAAGGGTCCCAGGACAAAACCAGGGCTGGGAAGATCATGCAGGCTACAGGGAAAGCTCTGTGCTTCTCCTCTCAGCAACG AATGGCACTGCGTAGTCCACTGTGTCGGCTCTACCAGGAGGTGGAGACGTTCCGCTACAGGGCCATCTCGGACACATGGCTCACAGTGAACCGCATGGAGCAGTCCAGAACAGAGTACCGCGGAGCCCTGCTGTGGATGAAGGACGTGTCCCATGAGCTGGacccagacacacagaaacagatggAAAAGTTCCGGAAG GTGCAGGCGCAAGTTCGGTTGACAAAGACAAGTTTTGACAAATTGAAGAATGATGTTTGTCAGAAAGTGGATTTACTTGGAGCTAGTCGATGCAACCTCCTGTCACATGTCTTAACAACCTACCAG ACCACTTTGTTGCACTTCTGGGAGAAAACATCCCACACTATGGCAGCCATTCATGAGAGCTTCAAAGGGTGCCAGCCTTATGAGTTTTCAACACTAAAG ACTCTTCAGGACCCCATGGATCAGCTGTCCAATCACGGgccaaagaagagagagaagaagagagccaAGGTcaaggcagaggagggggaggcCAATCAGACTGCAGATGACCT cctGGTTTCAGTAGATGACGAGAATCATAACGAGACAG GTTTAGATGACCTGCTGTGTGACACTCCAGAGAAGGACGGCATTGCTCTGCTGAACGAGATACTCAACAGCACGTCCCTGGAGGAGAGCGACTTCTCGCGCGAGTGGCGCGACGTGTTCGGAGAGGGGGAGCTGACCGATAGCCTGTCTGAAACGGGACAGTGCCCGTCTGAAGACCCCGCCTCCTTCTTCCTTCCATCCCACCTGCTGGACCAGAACATGAACAGTCTCCAGTCTCCCGCCACAG ATTGGGCCACGGACATTCCACAGCCCGTCTCCACGGCGGCGGAGCAGTCATCTGGAGCCAATCAGAACTCCTCCAGGCCCGCAGCGAGAG AAATGCCTGAAAGCTCCAAGGACCTCTCAGCCTGGTTCAACCTCTTTGCTGATCTGGACCCCCTCGCAAACCCAGATGCAATTGGGAGAACAGACAAGGAGCAGGAGCTGATGAATGCCTAG
- the ica1 gene encoding islet cell autoantigen 1 isoform X1 — translation MEGGSYGYSRDYFDRFIQSQDSSVVNKFQQKYWKTKQTLIKVTGKKEDEHVVASDADLDGKLEVFHSVQRTCMELLKVIEQYQRRICMLSQEENELGRFLRSQGSQDKTRAGKIMQATGKALCFSSQQRMALRSPLCRLYQEVETFRYRAISDTWLTVNRMEQSRTEYRGALLWMKDVSHELDPDTQKQMEKFRKVQAQVRLTKTSFDKLKNDVCQKVDLLGASRCNLLSHVLTTYQTTLLHFWEKTSHTMAAIHESFKGCQPYEFSTLKTLQDPMDQLSNHGPKKREKKRAKVKAEEGEANQTADDLLVSVDDENHNETGLDDLLCDTPEKDGIALLNEILNSTSLEESDFSREWRDVFGEGELTDSLSETGQCPSEDPASFFLPSHLLDQNMNSLQSPATGERMTGTDWATDIPQPVSTAAEQSSGANQNSSRPAAREMPESSKDLSAWFNLFADLDPLANPDAIGRTDKEQELMNA, via the exons ATGGAGGGGGGAAGCTA TGGATATTCGCGGGACTATTTTGACCGCTTCATTCAGAGCCAGGACTCATCTGTAGTGAACAAGTTCCAGCAGAAATACTGGAAGACAAAACAGACACTCATCAAAGTGACCGGGAAGAAAGAGGACGAACATGTGGTGGCCTCAGATGCAGACCTGGATGGTAAACTTGAG GTGTTCCACTCAGTCCAGAGAACATGCATGGAGCTTCTCAAGGTGATTGAGCAGTACCAAAGGAGAATCTGTA TGCTGTCCCAGGAAGAGAATGAGCTGGGTCGCTTCTTACGCTCACAAGGGTCCCAGGACAAAACCAGGGCTGGGAAGATCATGCAGGCTACAGGGAAAGCTCTGTGCTTCTCCTCTCAGCAACG AATGGCACTGCGTAGTCCACTGTGTCGGCTCTACCAGGAGGTGGAGACGTTCCGCTACAGGGCCATCTCGGACACATGGCTCACAGTGAACCGCATGGAGCAGTCCAGAACAGAGTACCGCGGAGCCCTGCTGTGGATGAAGGACGTGTCCCATGAGCTGGacccagacacacagaaacagatggAAAAGTTCCGGAAG GTGCAGGCGCAAGTTCGGTTGACAAAGACAAGTTTTGACAAATTGAAGAATGATGTTTGTCAGAAAGTGGATTTACTTGGAGCTAGTCGATGCAACCTCCTGTCACATGTCTTAACAACCTACCAG ACCACTTTGTTGCACTTCTGGGAGAAAACATCCCACACTATGGCAGCCATTCATGAGAGCTTCAAAGGGTGCCAGCCTTATGAGTTTTCAACACTAAAG ACTCTTCAGGACCCCATGGATCAGCTGTCCAATCACGGgccaaagaagagagagaagaagagagccaAGGTcaaggcagaggagggggaggcCAATCAGACTGCAGATGACCT cctGGTTTCAGTAGATGACGAGAATCATAACGAGACAG GTTTAGATGACCTGCTGTGTGACACTCCAGAGAAGGACGGCATTGCTCTGCTGAACGAGATACTCAACAGCACGTCCCTGGAGGAGAGCGACTTCTCGCGCGAGTGGCGCGACGTGTTCGGAGAGGGGGAGCTGACCGATAGCCTGTCTGAAACGGGACAGTGCCCGTCTGAAGACCCCGCCTCCTTCTTCCTTCCATCCCACCTGCTGGACCAGAACATGAACAGTCTCCAGTCTCCCGCCACAGGGGAGAGGATGACCGGCACAG ATTGGGCCACGGACATTCCACAGCCCGTCTCCACGGCGGCGGAGCAGTCATCTGGAGCCAATCAGAACTCCTCCAGGCCCGCAGCGAGAG AAATGCCTGAAAGCTCCAAGGACCTCTCAGCCTGGTTCAACCTCTTTGCTGATCTGGACCCCCTCGCAAACCCAGATGCAATTGGGAGAACAGACAAGGAGCAGGAGCTGATGAATGCCTAG
- the ica1 gene encoding islet cell autoantigen 1 isoform X4 — MEGGSYGYSRDYFDRFIQSQDSSVVNKFQQKYWKTKQTLIKVTGKKEDEHVVASDADLDGKLEVFHSVQRTCMELLKVIEQYQRRICMLSQEENELGRFLRSQGSQDKTRAGKIMQATGKALCFSSQQRMALRSPLCRLYQEVETFRYRAISDTWLTVNRMEQSRTEYRGALLWMKDVSHELDPDTQKQMEKFRKVQAQVRLTKTSFDKLKNDVCQKVDLLGASRCNLLSHVLTTYQTTLLHFWEKTSHTMAAIHESFKGCQPYEFSTLKTLQDPMDQLSNHGPKKREKKRAKVKAEEGEANQTADDLLVSVDDENHNETGKP, encoded by the exons ATGGAGGGGGGAAGCTA TGGATATTCGCGGGACTATTTTGACCGCTTCATTCAGAGCCAGGACTCATCTGTAGTGAACAAGTTCCAGCAGAAATACTGGAAGACAAAACAGACACTCATCAAAGTGACCGGGAAGAAAGAGGACGAACATGTGGTGGCCTCAGATGCAGACCTGGATGGTAAACTTGAG GTGTTCCACTCAGTCCAGAGAACATGCATGGAGCTTCTCAAGGTGATTGAGCAGTACCAAAGGAGAATCTGTA TGCTGTCCCAGGAAGAGAATGAGCTGGGTCGCTTCTTACGCTCACAAGGGTCCCAGGACAAAACCAGGGCTGGGAAGATCATGCAGGCTACAGGGAAAGCTCTGTGCTTCTCCTCTCAGCAACG AATGGCACTGCGTAGTCCACTGTGTCGGCTCTACCAGGAGGTGGAGACGTTCCGCTACAGGGCCATCTCGGACACATGGCTCACAGTGAACCGCATGGAGCAGTCCAGAACAGAGTACCGCGGAGCCCTGCTGTGGATGAAGGACGTGTCCCATGAGCTGGacccagacacacagaaacagatggAAAAGTTCCGGAAG GTGCAGGCGCAAGTTCGGTTGACAAAGACAAGTTTTGACAAATTGAAGAATGATGTTTGTCAGAAAGTGGATTTACTTGGAGCTAGTCGATGCAACCTCCTGTCACATGTCTTAACAACCTACCAG ACCACTTTGTTGCACTTCTGGGAGAAAACATCCCACACTATGGCAGCCATTCATGAGAGCTTCAAAGGGTGCCAGCCTTATGAGTTTTCAACACTAAAG ACTCTTCAGGACCCCATGGATCAGCTGTCCAATCACGGgccaaagaagagagagaagaagagagccaAGGTcaaggcagaggagggggaggcCAATCAGACTGCAGATGACCT cctGGTTTCAGTAGATGACGAGAATCATAACGAGACAGGTAAACCATGA
- the LOC121721471 gene encoding neurexophilin 1 isoform X2 — MSSTNCFVLFFLSYAINLTTSDKSGISKRSNSLDSDGPDLGKNALSTRGEALLTNHLLSHSAFDKENKSTFSVRGDKQEVWDWPLDPTDAQQLSHLRAKRRPIVKTGKFKKMFGWGDFQCNMKTVTLNLLITGKIVDHGNGTFSVYFRYNATGQGNVSVGLVPPTKVVEFDLLQRVTVDASESKLFNCRVEYEKVERGAKSSLCGYDPSKTCVQEQTHSHVSWLCSKPFKVICVYIAFYSTDYKLVQKVCPDYNYHSDTPYMPSG; from the coding sequence ACTACCAGTGACAAATCTGGCATCTCAAAAAGGTCCAACTCTTTGGATTCAGACGGTCCGGATCTGGGGAAGAATGCCTTGTCGACCAGAGGGGAGGCTTTGCTCACAAACCACCTGCTCTCCCACAGTGCTTTCGACAAAGAGAACAAGTCCACTTTCAGTGTCCGCGGCGATAAGCAGGAGGTCTGGGACTGGCCACTGGACCCCACAGACGCCCAGCAGCTCTCCCACCTGAGGGCCAAGAGACGGCCCATCGTCAAGACGGGCAAGTTCAAGAAGATGTTCGGCTGGGGCGACTTCCAGTGCAACATGAAAACAGTCACGCTCAACCTGCTCATCACCGGCAAGATCGTGGACCACGGCAACGGCACGTTCAGCGTCTACTTCCGCTACAACGCCACGGGCCAAGGCAACGTCTCGGTGGGCCTGGTGCCGCCCACCAAGGTGGTGGAGTTCGACCTGCTCCAGCGGGTCACGGTGGACGCGTCCGAGTCCAAACTGTTCAACTGCCGCGTGGAGTACGAGAAGGTGGAGCGCGGCGCCAAGAGCTCGCTCTGCGGCTACGACCCGTCCAAGACATGCGTGCAGGAGCAGACCCACAGCCACGTCTCCTGGCTCTGCTCCAAGCCCTTTAAGGTCATCTGCGTCTACATCGCCTTCTACAGCACCGACTACAAGTTGGTGCAGAAGGTCTGCCCCGACTACAACTACCACAGCGATACTCCTTACATGCCCTCGGGGTAA
- the LOC121721471 gene encoding neurexophilin 1 isoform X1 gives MDKSSGIYWSTRIWVLVHLLLMKTTSDKSGISKRSNSLDSDGPDLGKNALSTRGEALLTNHLLSHSAFDKENKSTFSVRGDKQEVWDWPLDPTDAQQLSHLRAKRRPIVKTGKFKKMFGWGDFQCNMKTVTLNLLITGKIVDHGNGTFSVYFRYNATGQGNVSVGLVPPTKVVEFDLLQRVTVDASESKLFNCRVEYEKVERGAKSSLCGYDPSKTCVQEQTHSHVSWLCSKPFKVICVYIAFYSTDYKLVQKVCPDYNYHSDTPYMPSG, from the coding sequence ACTACCAGTGACAAATCTGGCATCTCAAAAAGGTCCAACTCTTTGGATTCAGACGGTCCGGATCTGGGGAAGAATGCCTTGTCGACCAGAGGGGAGGCTTTGCTCACAAACCACCTGCTCTCCCACAGTGCTTTCGACAAAGAGAACAAGTCCACTTTCAGTGTCCGCGGCGATAAGCAGGAGGTCTGGGACTGGCCACTGGACCCCACAGACGCCCAGCAGCTCTCCCACCTGAGGGCCAAGAGACGGCCCATCGTCAAGACGGGCAAGTTCAAGAAGATGTTCGGCTGGGGCGACTTCCAGTGCAACATGAAAACAGTCACGCTCAACCTGCTCATCACCGGCAAGATCGTGGACCACGGCAACGGCACGTTCAGCGTCTACTTCCGCTACAACGCCACGGGCCAAGGCAACGTCTCGGTGGGCCTGGTGCCGCCCACCAAGGTGGTGGAGTTCGACCTGCTCCAGCGGGTCACGGTGGACGCGTCCGAGTCCAAACTGTTCAACTGCCGCGTGGAGTACGAGAAGGTGGAGCGCGGCGCCAAGAGCTCGCTCTGCGGCTACGACCCGTCCAAGACATGCGTGCAGGAGCAGACCCACAGCCACGTCTCCTGGCTCTGCTCCAAGCCCTTTAAGGTCATCTGCGTCTACATCGCCTTCTACAGCACCGACTACAAGTTGGTGCAGAAGGTCTGCCCCGACTACAACTACCACAGCGATACTCCTTACATGCCCTCGGGGTAA